Proteins encoded within one genomic window of Gammaproteobacteria bacterium:
- the bioF gene encoding 8-amino-7-oxononanoate synthase — MAERLADLRRRDLYRRRRVVEGPQGREIRVDGRALLNFCSNDYLGLAADPRVRESLREAALRWGVGAGASHLVCGHTAAHQELEEALAAFTGRPRALLFGSGYAANMGAIGALLGPRDRVFEDRLNHASLLDGGWLSGARFSWYRHADVVDLAQQLQAAAADRPAGQALVVSDGAFSMDGDLCPLAELVDVAHRHGAWLMIDEAHGLGVHGRGGRGLVDAQRFGTGDVPVLVGTLGKAFGTAGAFVAGGEDFIELLVQRARPYIYTTAQPAALAAATLTSLRIAEAEEWRRERLRELVARFHAGLAALGLPVPASTLPIQPVVVGDPARAVALSSALEDAGLLISAIRPPTVPAGTSRLRVTFTAAHGPGDVDRLVEALAGALRAVPEEVGDA; from the coding sequence ATCGCCGAGCGGCTCGCCGACCTGCGGCGCCGCGACCTCTACCGCCGCCGCCGCGTGGTCGAGGGCCCGCAGGGCCGCGAGATCCGCGTCGACGGCCGCGCGCTCCTCAATTTCTGCAGCAACGACTACCTGGGGCTCGCCGCCGACCCCCGCGTCCGCGAGAGCCTGCGCGAGGCGGCGCTGCGCTGGGGCGTGGGGGCGGGCGCCTCGCACCTGGTCTGCGGCCACACCGCGGCGCACCAGGAGCTGGAGGAGGCGCTGGCTGCATTCACCGGCCGGCCGCGCGCGCTGCTCTTCGGCAGTGGCTATGCGGCCAACATGGGCGCGATCGGCGCGCTGCTGGGGCCTCGCGACCGCGTCTTCGAGGATCGCCTCAACCACGCTTCGCTGCTCGATGGCGGCTGGCTGAGCGGCGCACGGTTCAGCTGGTACCGGCATGCCGATGTGGTCGATCTCGCACAACAGCTGCAGGCGGCGGCTGCGGACCGGCCTGCGGGCCAGGCGCTGGTGGTGAGCGACGGTGCCTTCAGCATGGATGGCGATCTCTGCCCGCTGGCGGAACTCGTCGATGTCGCGCATCGCCACGGCGCCTGGCTGATGATCGACGAGGCCCATGGCCTCGGTGTCCACGGCCGCGGCGGCCGCGGCCTGGTGGATGCGCAGCGCTTCGGCACCGGGGATGTGCCGGTGCTGGTCGGCACGCTCGGCAAGGCCTTCGGCACCGCCGGTGCCTTCGTCGCCGGCGGGGAGGATTTCATCGAGCTGCTGGTGCAGCGGGCCCGACCGTACATCTACACCACCGCGCAGCCGGCCGCATTGGCCGCGGCGACGCTCACCAGCCTGCGCATTGCGGAAGCCGAGGAATGGCGGCGCGAGCGGCTGCGCGAGCTGGTGGCGCGCTTCCACGCGGGACTCGCCGCCCTGGGTCTGCCGGTGCCGGCATCGACGCTGCCGATCCAGCCGGTGGTCGTTGGCGATCCGGCACGCGCCGTGGCGCTGAGCTCGGCGCTGGAGGATGCCGGCCTGCTCATCAGCGCCATCCGCCCGCCGACGGTGCCGGCAGGCACCTCGCGCCTGCGCGTGACCTTCACCGCGGCCCACGGGCCCGGGGACGTGGACCGGCTCGTCGAGGCGCTGGCTGGCGCGCTGCGTGCGGTGCCGGAAGAGGTGGGCGATGCCTGA
- a CDS encoding LLM class flavin-dependent oxidoreductase: protein MQTDVILEADLTPTQVAELAQIAEGYGIRGLWTQNFANGRDPFMSLMPAAATTRRILLGAVVISPYEMHPLKIANLVSTLNEASSGRGMVVIGAGGEWPGVLRVGYGKRVTGCGEAVAMVHRAVRGQVVKWDGQVYSARYFRSTWVKGPPPIVYAGATGPKMLDMAARFADGTMLSDMIVPMLPGTMKNLHDSLARHGRERGAFRVNNFCAFHVKKDREASFAEARRELMLRGWLGEEWYQPLLDAEEARIVTASKNAFLTAYRTRSGDIKGVPPEICAKLVESLSLAGDISDLDRHVARLKVFAAAGMTENALRLHDDPAEALHIIGRELLPRLR from the coding sequence ATGCAGACCGATGTCATCCTCGAAGCCGACCTCACGCCCACGCAGGTCGCGGAACTGGCGCAGATCGCCGAGGGCTACGGCATCCGCGGGCTGTGGACGCAGAACTTCGCCAACGGCCGCGACCCGTTCATGTCGCTGATGCCGGCGGCGGCGACCACCCGGCGCATCCTGCTGGGCGCCGTGGTCATCAGCCCCTACGAGATGCACCCGCTGAAGATCGCCAACCTGGTGTCGACTCTCAACGAGGCCAGCAGCGGCCGCGGCATGGTGGTCATCGGCGCCGGCGGCGAGTGGCCGGGCGTGCTCAGGGTCGGTTACGGCAAGCGCGTCACCGGCTGCGGCGAGGCCGTGGCCATGGTGCACCGCGCGGTGCGCGGCCAGGTCGTCAAGTGGGACGGCCAGGTCTACAGCGCGCGCTATTTCCGCTCGACCTGGGTGAAGGGACCGCCGCCCATCGTCTACGCCGGCGCCACCGGCCCGAAGATGCTCGACATGGCCGCGCGCTTCGCCGACGGCACCATGCTCAGCGACATGATCGTGCCGATGCTGCCGGGGACCATGAAGAACCTGCACGACAGCCTCGCCCGGCATGGCCGCGAGCGCGGCGCGTTCCGCGTCAACAATTTCTGCGCCTTCCACGTCAAGAAGGACCGCGAAGCCTCGTTCGCCGAGGCCCGCCGCGAACTGATGCTGCGCGGCTGGCTGGGCGAGGAATGGTACCAGCCGCTGCTCGACGCCGAGGAAGCGCGCATCGTCACCGCCAGCAAGAACGCCTTCCTCACCGCCTACCGCACCCGCAGCGGCGACATCAAGGGCGTGCCCCCGGAGATCTGCGCGAAGCTGGTGGAGAGCCTGAGCCTCGCCGGCGACATCTCCGACCTCGACCGCCACGTGGCGCGCCTGAAGGTCTTCGCCGCCGCCGGCATGACGGAGAACGCGCTGCGCCTGCACGACGATCCGGCCGAAGCGCTGCACATCATCGGCCGCGAACTGCTGCCGCGCCTGCGCTAA
- the bioD gene encoding dethiobiotin synthase, which yields MPEFFVTGTDTGVGKTLVTAGLLRAAAARGLRSTGVKPLAAGATAHEGGWANDDALLLRAASSAPLDLAATNPLLLRAAMAPHLAARAEGVVPGARALAESCLAAARRGHDLLLAEGAGGWLVPLNGRETMADVARHLGWPVILVVGMRLGCLNHALLSAAAIRASGLALAGWVANSAWPAMPALEENIATLDARLGAPRLGAVPWLGAVAGSDMPEAVARHLDAGVLLERAGA from the coding sequence ATGCCTGAGTTCTTCGTCACCGGCACGGATACCGGCGTGGGCAAGACCCTGGTCACGGCCGGCCTGCTCCGGGCCGCGGCGGCGCGCGGGCTGCGCAGCACCGGCGTGAAGCCGCTCGCGGCCGGCGCCACGGCGCACGAGGGTGGCTGGGCCAACGACGATGCGCTGCTGCTGCGGGCCGCCTCCAGCGCGCCGCTCGATCTTGCCGCGACCAATCCGCTGCTGCTGCGCGCGGCGATGGCGCCGCATCTCGCTGCCCGGGCGGAGGGCGTGGTGCCTGGCGCCCGCGCGCTGGCGGAATCCTGCCTTGCGGCGGCCCGCCGGGGCCACGACCTGCTGCTGGCGGAAGGCGCCGGCGGCTGGCTGGTGCCGCTGAACGGGCGGGAGACCATGGCCGATGTCGCCCGGCATCTCGGCTGGCCGGTGATCCTCGTCGTGGGCATGCGCCTCGGCTGCCTCAACCATGCGCTGCTCAGCGCCGCGGCGATCCGCGCCTCGGGCCTGGCGCTGGCCGGCTGGGTGGCGAACTCGGCCTGGCCGGCGATGCCCGCGCTGGAGGAGAACATCGCTACGCTCGATGCGCGCCTCGGCGCGCCGCGCCTTGGAGCGGTGCCCTGGCTGGGCGCCGTTGCCGGCAGCGACATGCCGGAGGCCGTCGCGCGCCATCTGGATGCCGGCGTCTTGCTGGAGCGCGCCGGTGCTTGA